From Acinetobacter lwoffii, a single genomic window includes:
- a CDS encoding NADPH-dependent FMN reductase yields MKIYIVVGSVREGRTAIKVAHWVLQEIKSYAFSTLETEIVDLKEWDLPLFSGAHPPLTGIYDQPKQQDWADKIALGDAFIFVTPEYNHGYSPALKNALDYLGKEWQGKPAAYIGYGATNGSRSIDQIRQVGTQLGLVDTNAVIEIRDIFARNKDYSFQGNEFDNKNLKAVVDRLIQYVSA; encoded by the coding sequence ATGAAAATTTATATTGTGGTTGGGAGTGTGCGTGAGGGACGTACCGCGATTAAAGTGGCGCACTGGGTACTGCAGGAAATTAAAAGTTATGCCTTTAGCACTTTAGAAACTGAAATTGTCGATCTAAAAGAATGGGATCTTCCGCTATTTTCTGGTGCCCATCCGCCATTGACCGGGATTTATGATCAGCCCAAACAACAAGACTGGGCAGATAAAATTGCGCTCGGCGATGCCTTTATTTTTGTCACGCCTGAATACAATCATGGCTATAGCCCTGCCCTGAAAAATGCCCTGGATTATCTCGGCAAGGAATGGCAAGGCAAGCCGGCAGCTTATATTGGTTATGGCGCGACCAATGGCTCACGTTCGATTGACCAGATTCGTCAAGTCGGCACTCAACTTGGACTGGTGGATACCAATGCCGTGATCGAAATCCGTGACATCTTTGCACGCAACAAAGATTATTCCTTCCAAGGCAATGAATTTGATAATAAAAACTTAAAAGCTGTGGTGGATAGACTGATTCAATATGTCAGTGCTTAA
- a CDS encoding peptidylprolyl isomerase: protein MTDFIHPNEETRVADGSKVELHFSVAIENGVEIDNTRSREEPVSLVIGDGNLLPGFEKALFGLRAGDRRTVSLPPEDAFGPWNPENIQKFDTVKFGERPIEGHMIEFEDKAKATLYGVVRSVNDDITEVDFNHPLAGKNITFEVEIFKVTPAGQQGIKLM from the coding sequence ATGACTGATTTTATTCATCCTAACGAAGAAACCCGGGTTGCAGACGGTTCTAAAGTCGAGCTGCACTTTTCTGTCGCAATCGAAAATGGCGTGGAAATTGACAATACCCGTAGCCGTGAAGAACCGGTCAGCCTGGTGATTGGTGATGGCAATTTACTGCCTGGTTTTGAAAAAGCACTGTTTGGTTTACGTGCCGGTGACCGTCGTACGGTGAGCCTGCCGCCAGAAGATGCTTTTGGTCCATGGAATCCAGAAAACATCCAGAAATTTGATACGGTGAAGTTCGGAGAACGTCCGATCGAAGGTCACATGATCGAGTTTGAAGATAAAGCCAAAGCCACCTTGTATGGTGTGGTGAGATCGGTGAATGATGACATCACTGAAGTAGACTTTAACCATCCATTGGCAGGCAAAAACATCACTTTTGAAGTGGAAATCTTTAAAGTGACACCTGCGGGTCAGCAAGGCATTAAACTGATGTAA
- the lspA gene encoding signal peptidase II — MPNTHTKKGLFQFYPHNLWWVGLAILAIILDQWTKWIAVTNLNYAEPVPVLPFLNWTLLHNYGAAFSFLSDAGGWQRYFFTSLAGLVSVIFVFWLMRMPKDMKILPLAIALILGGAIGNLIDRVSLGYVVDFIHVYYQNSHFPAFNIADSAITVGTILMLIDTFFLEKHRIQRAQAQHD, encoded by the coding sequence ATGCCTAATACCCACACCAAAAAGGGCTTATTCCAGTTCTATCCACATAATTTATGGTGGGTTGGACTGGCCATTCTGGCGATCATTCTGGATCAATGGACCAAATGGATTGCAGTGACAAATCTGAACTATGCAGAGCCTGTTCCTGTGCTGCCCTTTTTAAATTGGACACTGCTACATAACTATGGCGCTGCCTTTAGTTTCCTGTCCGATGCCGGTGGTTGGCAACGCTATTTCTTTACTTCACTGGCAGGTTTAGTGTCTGTAATCTTTGTGTTTTGGCTGATGCGCATGCCAAAAGACATGAAAATTTTACCATTGGCGATTGCCCTGATTCTGGGTGGTGCCATCGGTAATTTAATCGACCGGGTCAGCCTCGGCTATGTAGTCGATTTTATTCATGTGTATTACCAGAACAGCCACTTCCCTGCGTTCAATATCGCAGATAGTGCTATTACTGTAGGCACTATTCTGATGCTGATTGATACCTTTTTCTTAGAAAAACATCGAATTCAACGGGCGCAAGCACAACATGACTGA
- the ileS gene encoding isoleucine--tRNA ligase has translation MSDKQTPENAVDYKATLNLPGTDFAMKANLAVREAKWLEEWYADNIYQQIRESRIGKKKYVLHDGPPYANGQIHLGHAVNKVLKDIIIKSRVMDGFDAPYVPGWDCHGLPIELKVEEKVGKVGVKVDASTFRKACREYAYTQVELQKKDFVRMGVFGDWDNPYLTMNFKQEADVVRSLGAIAKAGHIEPGLKPVNWCLDCGSSLAEAEVEYEDKKSDAIDVGFTVVDLADLSARVGVEIADRTDIVIWTTTPWTMPANQAVALHAELEYQLVKATAEDKAAQNFILAKSLVESATQRYGFTAFEVLAEFTGAKLENLVLQHPLIAERQVPVILGEHVTDASGTGAVHTAPGHGVDDYKVGLQYNLKVENPVGGNGVYLPTSPIFPGEHIYKANPKIIAALTEATKLWAHVVIKHSYPHCWRHKTPIIFRATPQWFISMDAKGLRQNALNAIENEISFVPDWGKNRIQAMIEGRPDWCISRQRTWGVPIPFFVHKDTNELHPRTPELIEEVAKLIEQEGIDGWYNRDASEFIGADAEQYNAVRDTLDVWFDSGTTHYAVLREREELTDPADLYLEGSDQHRGWFQSSLLTSIAINERAPYKGLLTHGFVVDEKGRKMSKSIGNVITPQDIIKDMGADGLRFWIASADYRYEMTAGKEIFSRASDGYRRIRNTLRFLLANLNGFKPSTDALPVDQLIALDQYILQRASEVQETIKKAYEDMNFHIVTTALTNFCINDLGGFYLDIIKDRQYTTKADSQARHSAQTALYHLVQAFVRWMSPILSFTAQEAWPLIPEQSEKYVFTAEWYDIPVASTANVVSEAEWQTLIAVKSAVNKFIETARTAKTVGSNLSAKVELWANAELKAVLDKLSDELRFVLITSQVIVNEFDAAQGEASDLEGLNVKVSAADGEKCVRCWHVLPDVNTHSAHPGLCGRCIINLPTGQGEERKYA, from the coding sequence ATGAGCGATAAGCAAACTCCTGAAAATGCAGTGGACTATAAAGCCACGCTAAACCTCCCAGGTACTGACTTTGCAATGAAAGCAAATTTGGCAGTACGTGAAGCGAAATGGTTAGAAGAGTGGTATGCCGACAACATTTATCAGCAGATTCGTGAATCGCGTATTGGCAAGAAAAAATACGTGCTTCATGACGGCCCTCCTTATGCCAATGGTCAAATTCATTTGGGTCATGCGGTCAACAAAGTACTCAAAGACATCATTATCAAAAGCCGTGTCATGGATGGCTTTGATGCACCGTATGTACCGGGCTGGGACTGTCACGGTTTGCCAATCGAACTCAAAGTCGAAGAAAAAGTCGGTAAAGTCGGCGTAAAAGTGGATGCATCTACCTTCCGTAAAGCCTGCCGTGAATATGCCTACACCCAAGTTGAGCTTCAAAAGAAAGACTTCGTACGTATGGGCGTATTCGGGGATTGGGACAATCCTTACTTAACGATGAACTTCAAACAAGAAGCTGACGTCGTACGTTCATTGGGTGCAATCGCGAAAGCAGGTCATATCGAGCCAGGTCTTAAACCAGTCAACTGGTGTTTAGACTGTGGTTCATCACTCGCTGAAGCTGAAGTTGAATACGAAGATAAAAAATCTGACGCAATTGACGTCGGTTTCACGGTTGTAGACCTTGCTGATTTATCTGCACGTGTCGGCGTAGAAATCGCTGATCGTACGGATATCGTGATTTGGACAACAACGCCTTGGACCATGCCTGCCAACCAAGCGGTTGCATTACACGCTGAACTTGAATACCAATTGGTTAAAGCAACAGCGGAAGATAAAGCTGCACAAAACTTTATCTTGGCGAAATCATTGGTTGAGTCTGCGACTCAGCGTTATGGCTTTACTGCATTTGAAGTGCTTGCTGAATTCACAGGTGCAAAACTTGAGAATTTAGTTCTTCAACATCCTTTAATTGCTGAACGCCAAGTGCCAGTGATCTTGGGTGAACACGTCACCGATGCTAGCGGTACAGGTGCAGTACATACCGCACCGGGCCACGGTGTGGACGACTATAAAGTTGGTTTACAGTACAACTTAAAAGTAGAAAACCCAGTCGGCGGTAATGGTGTGTATTTACCGACTTCGCCAATCTTCCCGGGCGAGCACATCTACAAAGCCAATCCAAAAATCATTGCAGCATTGACTGAAGCGACCAAGCTTTGGGCACACGTGGTGATCAAGCATAGCTACCCGCATTGCTGGCGCCATAAAACCCCGATTATCTTCCGTGCGACCCCACAATGGTTCATCAGCATGGATGCCAAAGGTCTGCGTCAAAATGCACTGAATGCGATTGAAAACGAGATCAGCTTTGTACCGGACTGGGGTAAAAACCGTATCCAGGCGATGATTGAAGGTCGTCCGGACTGGTGTATTTCACGTCAACGTACTTGGGGTGTGCCAATTCCGTTCTTCGTACACAAAGACACCAATGAATTGCATCCGCGTACGCCTGAACTGATCGAAGAAGTTGCCAAACTGATTGAACAAGAAGGCATTGATGGCTGGTACAACCGTGATGCATCTGAGTTTATCGGTGCGGATGCTGAGCAATATAATGCAGTTCGTGACACCTTAGATGTCTGGTTTGACTCTGGTACAACGCACTATGCGGTACTGCGTGAACGTGAAGAACTGACTGATCCTGCTGATTTGTACCTTGAAGGTTCAGACCAGCACCGTGGCTGGTTCCAGTCGTCGTTATTGACCTCGATTGCGATTAACGAACGTGCGCCATATAAAGGTCTATTGACTCACGGTTTCGTCGTGGATGAAAAAGGCCGCAAGATGTCCAAGTCGATCGGTAACGTGATCACGCCGCAAGACATCATTAAAGATATGGGTGCGGATGGTTTACGTTTCTGGATCGCCTCTGCGGATTACCGTTATGAAATGACCGCTGGTAAAGAAATCTTTAGCCGTGCCTCTGACGGTTATCGTCGTATCCGTAACACGCTTCGTTTCTTGCTTGCTAACCTGAATGGCTTCAAACCATCAACAGATGCGCTTCCTGTAGATCAATTGATCGCGCTGGATCAATACATTCTGCAACGTGCATCTGAAGTGCAAGAAACCATTAAGAAAGCATACGAAGATATGAACTTCCATATCGTAACGACTGCTCTGACTAATTTCTGTATCAATGACTTGGGTGGTTTCTACTTAGACATCATCAAAGACCGTCAATACACCACGAAAGCGGATTCGCAAGCACGTCATTCTGCACAAACTGCGTTGTATCACTTGGTACAAGCATTCGTGCGTTGGATGTCACCAATCCTGAGCTTCACTGCACAAGAAGCTTGGCCGTTAATTCCTGAGCAATCAGAGAAATACGTGTTCACGGCTGAATGGTATGATATTCCTGTGGCTTCAACTGCAAATGTAGTATCTGAAGCTGAATGGCAAACGCTCATTGCCGTGAAATCTGCAGTAAACAAATTCATTGAAACTGCACGTACCGCGAAAACTGTCGGTTCTAACTTGTCTGCCAAAGTTGAACTTTGGGCAAATGCCGAATTAAAAGCAGTGCTAGATAAGTTAAGTGATGAGCTTCGTTTCGTACTGATCACATCACAAGTGATCGTCAATGAGTTTGATGCAGCACAAGGTGAAGCATCTGATCTTGAAGGCTTGAATGTGAAAGTTTCAGCAGCTGATGGCGAAAAATGCGTACGTTGCTGGCATGTATTACCAGATGTAAATACACATTCTGCACATCCTGGTCTATGCGGTCGTTGTATCATCAACCTTCCTACAGGCCAAGGCGAAGAGAGAAAATATGCCTAA
- the ribF gene encoding bifunctional riboflavin kinase/FAD synthetase: MQLLRLNALASHSELPKTAVTIGNFDGVHLGHQAMIRQLQHVAEAQGLKSVVMIFEPQPLEYFQGYDAPPRISSLREKVEYLTELGVDYIAVAKFDHTFRSLTAEAFADILKEKLNAQHLVLGDDFHFGKNRQGNSEFLRNYGFEVTNLNTIALDGERVSSTRIRQTLQAGDLALAAQLLGRPYSITGRVQYGDQIGRTIDFPTINVRLNRHKPCLKGIYGVEVICETLSLKDKVKADSAAQTGIAGYDPTALFGAGHVGTRPAIKQAHPEWRLEVHFPDVSANLYGLLMRVTFLNYLHGEKDYPSLEALKAGIDDDVEKLLEFRRNHPTFPF, from the coding sequence ATGCAGCTGCTCCGTCTAAATGCTTTAGCCTCTCATTCTGAATTACCCAAAACTGCCGTGACCATCGGTAATTTTGACGGCGTGCATTTAGGTCATCAGGCGATGATCCGTCAGCTGCAACACGTGGCTGAAGCACAGGGTTTAAAATCTGTGGTGATGATTTTCGAACCGCAACCACTTGAATACTTTCAGGGTTATGATGCCCCACCCCGTATTTCATCGTTGCGTGAAAAAGTTGAATATCTAACTGAATTGGGTGTGGACTATATCGCGGTGGCGAAATTTGACCATACTTTTCGCAGCCTGACTGCAGAAGCCTTTGCCGACATTTTAAAAGAAAAACTCAATGCACAACATCTGGTCTTAGGCGATGATTTTCACTTTGGTAAAAACCGTCAGGGCAACAGCGAATTCCTGCGCAATTACGGCTTTGAAGTGACCAATTTAAATACTATTGCTCTGGATGGTGAACGGGTCAGTTCCACCCGGATTCGCCAGACCTTGCAAGCCGGTGATTTAGCCTTGGCCGCGCAATTGCTGGGTCGTCCTTATAGCATTACCGGACGAGTGCAATATGGTGATCAGATTGGTCGAACTATTGATTTCCCGACCATTAATGTACGGCTTAACCGTCATAAGCCCTGCCTCAAGGGAATTTATGGGGTTGAAGTCATTTGCGAAACCCTATCCTTAAAAGACAAGGTAAAAGCCGATTCTGCAGCGCAAACAGGCATTGCAGGTTATGACCCCACTGCTCTGTTTGGGGCAGGTCATGTCGGCACACGTCCAGCCATCAAACAAGCACATCCAGAGTGGCGATTAGAAGTACATTTTCCAGATGTTTCTGCTAATCTGTATGGCCTGTTGATGCGGGTGACGTTCTTAAACTATTTACATGGCGAAAAGGACTATCCTTCGCTTGAAGCGCTAAAAGCCGGAATTGATGATGATGTCGAGAAACTGCTTGAGTTTCGTCGAAATCACCCCACATTTCCCTTTTAA
- a CDS encoding TetR family transcriptional regulator C-terminal domain-containing protein gives MEQKKSTQKRNQLLNAALDVFSLYGFNGASLDEIAQIAEMHKSNIFYYYENKEALYVEVLTTVLQKWLAPLQTLEAELEPEEAITNYLMQKIEVSRTQPKASRLFALEVIQGAPHILEILKGPLKKLVKRKAKVISNWQEQGKISADIDPELLILNIWAITQNYADFATQMEMVTGKTLRNRSMQQRIIQHTVHMMLYGVIPRTDK, from the coding sequence ATGGAACAAAAAAAGAGTACTCAAAAACGCAATCAGCTGCTAAATGCTGCACTAGACGTATTTTCCCTATATGGTTTTAATGGGGCAAGTCTGGATGAAATCGCACAAATTGCAGAAATGCATAAGTCGAATATTTTCTATTATTATGAAAATAAAGAAGCCCTGTATGTCGAGGTATTAACCACCGTTCTACAAAAATGGTTGGCGCCTTTACAAACCCTTGAAGCTGAACTTGAGCCTGAAGAAGCGATCACCAATTATTTGATGCAAAAAATTGAAGTGTCGCGTACCCAGCCTAAAGCATCCCGTTTATTTGCTTTGGAGGTGATTCAAGGTGCACCGCATATTCTGGAAATTTTAAAAGGTCCGCTAAAAAAACTGGTCAAGCGTAAAGCCAAAGTGATTTCCAACTGGCAGGAGCAAGGCAAGATTTCTGCAGATATTGATCCTGAGTTACTGATTCTGAATATTTGGGCGATTACCCAGAACTATGCAGACTTTGCGACCCAAATGGAAATGGTCACGGGTAAAACCTTGCGTAACCGCAGCATGCAGCAACGCATTATCCAGCATACGGTACATATGATGTTATACGGCGTGATTCCACGCACGGATAAATAA
- a CDS encoding ABC transporter ATP-binding protein, producing the protein MTDLSLGRHANDPIVPLDQPAAEINPAAVIGAEIIIEQLHKFYGSVKVLEDLDLHIQPGEFLAIVGRSGCGKSTLLRLIADLEQQSYGEIKFKSARHIREGITADDIRVMFQDPRLLPWRSIEQNVQLGLPKEQHAKASQMLEKVGLKEKAGLWPSQLSGGQRQRTALARALSHQPRILLLDEPLGALDALTRLEMQNLIEHLWTEQGFTAILVTHDVSEAVQLADRIILLDKGHIAKEFRVNLPRPRQKSVTFAELEQQVLQAVLAT; encoded by the coding sequence ATGACTGATCTCAGTTTAGGGCGTCATGCCAATGACCCGATTGTGCCACTGGACCAACCTGCGGCAGAGATCAATCCTGCTGCAGTGATCGGTGCCGAAATTATCATTGAACAGCTGCACAAGTTTTACGGTTCGGTCAAGGTTCTGGAAGATCTGGACCTGCATATCCAGCCGGGTGAATTTCTGGCAATTGTTGGTCGCAGCGGTTGTGGTAAAAGTACCTTATTGCGCCTGATTGCCGATCTGGAACAGCAAAGCTACGGCGAAATCAAATTTAAGTCTGCCCGGCATATCCGTGAAGGCATTACTGCAGATGATATCCGGGTGATGTTTCAGGACCCTCGCCTGTTGCCCTGGCGCAGCATCGAACAGAATGTGCAACTCGGTTTACCGAAGGAGCAGCATGCCAAAGCTTCGCAAATGCTGGAAAAGGTCGGGCTCAAAGAAAAAGCTGGACTCTGGCCTTCACAACTTTCCGGGGGTCAAAGGCAACGTACTGCCTTGGCGCGGGCATTGTCGCATCAACCGCGTATTCTACTGCTGGACGAACCGCTCGGTGCTCTGGATGCCCTAACACGTCTGGAAATGCAAAACCTGATTGAGCACCTCTGGACCGAACAAGGCTTTACCGCCATTCTGGTCACGCATGATGTCAGTGAAGCCGTGCAACTGGCAGACCGGATTATCTTGCTGGACAAAGGCCATATTGCCAAAGAGTTTAGAGTCAATTTGCCACGTCCCCGGCAAAAAAGTGTGACATTTGCAGAACTGGAACAGCAGGTCTTGCAGGCAGTTTTAGCGACCTGA
- the ssuC gene encoding aliphatic sulfonate ABC transporter permease SsuC, which yields MSKVVSVETLTPKQVSRGTILGQHLLPWLVPIFLIAVWQIASSTGLLESRILPAPSAVVIAFWNLLISGELWTHVKVSAGRALSGLLVGGGLGLVLGLLNGSSKTASTLLDTTLQMIRNIPALALIPLVILWFGIDESAKLFLVAIGVFFPIYINTYHGIRSVDPQLIEMGKSYGLTRWQLYKEIILPGAMPSILVGLRFSLGLVWVLLIVAETISAQSGIGYMTMNAREFLQTDVVLVGILLYALLGKLADVLAVALERFLLRWHAGYQK from the coding sequence ATGTCAAAAGTCGTTTCCGTTGAAACCCTGACCCCAAAGCAGGTTTCACGTGGAACAATTCTGGGGCAGCATCTGCTGCCCTGGCTGGTTCCAATTTTCTTGATTGCAGTTTGGCAAATTGCCTCTAGCACAGGCCTGCTGGAAAGCCGGATTCTGCCTGCACCGAGTGCCGTAGTCATCGCGTTCTGGAATTTGCTGATTAGCGGTGAGTTGTGGACGCATGTCAAAGTCAGTGCTGGTCGTGCCTTAAGTGGTTTGTTAGTAGGTGGTGGTCTAGGGTTGGTTTTGGGTCTACTGAATGGTTCATCCAAAACTGCCTCTACCCTGCTGGATACCACCTTGCAAATGATCCGCAATATTCCTGCACTGGCACTCATTCCCCTAGTCATCTTATGGTTCGGGATTGATGAATCAGCCAAGCTGTTTCTGGTCGCGATTGGTGTGTTCTTCCCAATCTATATCAATACCTATCATGGGATTCGTTCAGTCGATCCCCAGCTAATCGAGATGGGAAAAAGCTATGGCCTGACCCGCTGGCAGCTTTATAAAGAAATTATCCTGCCAGGGGCAATGCCTTCAATTCTGGTCGGTCTGCGTTTTTCACTCGGTCTGGTGTGGGTACTGCTGATTGTGGCGGAAACGATTTCTGCCCAGTCCGGCATCGGTTATATGACCATGAATGCACGTGAATTTTTGCAAACTGACGTGGTTCTGGTAGGTATTTTATTGTATGCCCTGCTCGGCAAACTGGCCGATGTTCTGGCCGTGGCCTTAGAGCGATTCCTGCTGCGCTGGCATGCCGGCTATCAAAAATAA